One segment of Rattus norvegicus strain BN/NHsdMcwi chromosome 16, GRCr8, whole genome shotgun sequence DNA contains the following:
- the Ncan gene encoding neurocan core protein precursor encodes MGAESVWASGLLVLWLLLLVSGDQDTQDTTTTEKGLHMLKSGSGPIQAALAELVALPCFFTLQPRQSPLGDIPRIKWTKVQTASGQRQDLPILVAKDNVVRVAKGWQGRVSLPAYPRHRANATLLLGPLRASDSGLYRCQVVKGIEDEQDLVTLEVTGVVFHYRAARDRYALTFAEAQEACHLSSATIAAPRHLQAAFEDGFDNCDAGWLSDRTVRYPITQSRPGCYGDRSSLPGVRSYGRRDPQELYDVYCFARELGGEVFYVGPARRLTLAGARALCQRQGAALASVGQLHLAWHEGLDQCDPGWLADGSVRYPIQTPRRRCGGSAPGVRTVYRFANRTGFPAPGARFDAYCFRAHHHTPQRGDSEIPSSGDEGEIVSAEGPPAPELKPRLGEQEVITPDFQEPLVSSGEDEPLDLTRTQASQETLASTPGGPTLASWPSREKWLLTGVTSSTGVPSPSSLGVDMEETTPSGTQVAPTPTMRRGRFKGLNGRHFQQQGPEDQLLEAAEASAQPPTLEVTADHMGPSAATEALESDQSHSPWAILTNEVDVPGAGSLGSRSLPESRKWSPSLISPSTVPSTDSTPGLKPGADEAPGVKSAIHHPPWLPSEPAVPSSIPSEALSAVSLQASPGDGSPDFPIVAMLRAPKLWLLPHSTLVPNVSPIPLSPASPLPSSVPEEQAVRPVSFGAEDPETPFQTTMAAPGEASHGSPEADSIEIEGISSMQATKHPISGPWASLDSSNVTVNPVPSDAGILGTESGVLDLPGSPTSDGQATVDKVLATWLPLPGHGLDTGSQSTPMEAHGVTMSVEPTVALEGGATKDPMEATMDVVPSTVDATSGSEPKSSISSTHVVVTAAGDQGTPTLTPTSSEGQVVAQESLGTLTSLPSHPWSSLASSMDEVASVSSGEPTGLWDIPSTLIPVSLGLDESDLKVVAESPGLEGFWEEVASGQEDPTDPCENNPCLHGGTCRTNGTMYGCSCDQGYAGENCEIDIDDCLCSPCENGGTCIDEVNGFICLCLPSYGGNLCEKDTEGCDRGWHKFQGHCYRYFAHRRAWEDAERDCRRRAGHLTSVHSPEEHKFINSFGHENSWIGLNDRTVERDFQWTDNTGLQYENWREKQPDNFFAGGEDCVVMVAHENGRWNDVPCNYNLPYVCKKGTVLCGPPPAVENASLVGVRKVKYNVHATVRYQCDEGFSQHHVATIRCRNNGKWDRPQIVCTKPRRSHRMRRHHHHPHRHHKPRKEHRKHKRHPAEDWEKDEGDFC; translated from the exons ATGGGGGCCGAATCTGTCTGGGCCTCAGGCCTCCTGGTGCTGTGGCTGCTTCTCCTAGTGTCTGGGGATCAGG aCACACAGGACACCACCACCACGGAAAAGGGGCTTCACATGCTGAAGTCGGGGTCAGGACCCATCCAGGCTGCTTTGGCAGAGTTAGTGGCCCTGCCCTGCTTCTTTACCCTTCAACCACGGCAAAGCCCCCTGGGAGACATTCCTCGGATCAAGTGGACGAAAGTTCAGACTGCATCAGGCCAGCGACAGGATTTGCCAATCTTGGTGGCCAAAGACAACGTGGTGCGTGTGGCCAAGGGCTGGCAGGGACGGGTGTCATTGCCTGCCTATCCCCGGCACAGAGCCAATGCTACACTTCTGTTGGGGCCACTGCGAGccagtgactctgggctgtatcgCTGCCAAGTGGTGAAGGGTATCGAGGATGAGCAGGACCTGGTAACCCTGGAAGTGACAG GCGTCGTGTTCCATTATCGGGCGGCCCGGGACCGCTATGCGTTGACCTTCGCTGAGGCCCAGGAGGCTTGTCACCTGAGCTCCGCTACCATTGCGGCTCCAAGGCACCTGCAGGCTGCGTTCGAAGATGGCTTTGACAACTGCGATGCGGGCTGGCTCTCAGACCGCACGGTCCG GTACCCGATCACTCAGTCGCGTCCCGGTTGCTATGGTGATCGCAGCAGCCTGCCAGGTGTCCGGAGCTACGGGAGACGCGACCCGCAGGAACTCTACGATGTCTACTGCTTTGCCCGCGAGCTAGGGG gtgAAGTCTTTTACGTGGGCCCCGCCCGCCGACTGACCCTGGCGGGGGCGCGGGCACTGTGTCAGCGTCAGGGTGCAGCGCTGGCCTCCGTGGGACAGTTGCACCTGGCCTGGCACGAGGGCCTGGACCAGTGCGACCCGGGCTGGCTGGCAGACGGCAGCGTGCGCTACCCGATCCAGACTCCACGGCGGCGTTGCGGGGGCTCCGCTCCAGGTGTGCGCACAGTGTACCGCTTCGCCAACCGCACTGGCTTTCCTGCGCCAGGAGCCCGCTTCGACGCCTACTGCTTCCGAG CTCATCACCATACACCACAACGTGGAGACTCCGAGATCCCCTCATCTGGAGATGAGGGGGAGATTGTGTCAGCAGAGGGGCCGCCAGCCCCAGAACTAAAGCCCAGATTGGGGGAGCAGGAGGTGATAACACCTGACTTCCAGGAACCTCTCGTATCCAGTGGAGAAGATGAACCCCTAGATTTGACAAGGACACAAGCATCTCAGGAGACGCTCGCCTCTACCCCAGGGGGTCCCACACTGGCTTCATGGCCCTCTCGGGAAAAGTGGCTGCTTACAGGTGTCACAAGCTCCACGGGtgtccccagccccagcagcctGGGAGTAGACATGGAAGAGACAACACCCTCAGGCACACAGgtagcccccacccccacaatgaggAGGGGCCGCTTTAAAGGGTTGAATGGTCGACACTTCCAGCAACAGGGCCCAGAAGACCAGCTTCTGGAGGCAGCAGAGGCCAGTGCCCAGCCTCCCACCCTGGAAGTTACTGCTGACCACATGGGGCCTTCTGCAGCCACAGAGGCCTTGGAGAGTGACCAGAGCCACAGTCCTTGGGCCATTCTGACCAATGAAGTGGATGTGCCAGGGGCAG GCTCTCTTGGCAGCAGGAGTCTCCCAGAGTCCCGGAAGTGGTCCCCGTCGCTGATTTCACCCAGTACTGTCCCGAGCACTGACAGTACTCCTGGCCTGAAGCCAGGGGCAGATGAGGCCCCTGGTGTGAAGTCAGCCATCCACCACCCACCCTGGTTGCCCTCAGAACCCGCTGTCCCATCCTCCATTCCCTCAGAGGCCCTAAGTGCTGTCTCCCTACAGGCATCCCCTGGTGATGGCTCTCCAGACTTCCCCATTGTAGCCATGCTTCGAGCCCCCAAACTGTGGCTTCTGCCACACTCTACACTCGTCCCGAATGTGTCCCCAATCCCACTCTCCCCAGcttctccactcccctcctcGGTCCCAGAAGAACAGGCTGTCAGACCTGTCAGCTTTGGAGCAGAAGACCCCGAGACCCCATTTCAGACCACCATGGCTGCCCCAGGTGAAGCCAGCCACGGATCCCCTGAGGCAGACTCCATAGAAATCGAGGGGATCAGCTCCATGCAGGCTACAAAGCACCCCATCTCTGGCCCATGGGCTTCTTTGGACTCCAGTAATGTGACAGTGAATCCTGTCCCTTCTGATGCTGGCATCCTAGGGACTGAGTCTGGGGTCTTGGACTTACCAGGGAGTCCCACATCAGACGGACAGGCCACTGTGGACAAGGTGCTGGCCACCTggctaccactgcctggccacGGACTGGACACTGGCTCCCAGTCCACACCCATGGAAGCCCATGGAGTAACCATGAGTGTGGAACCTACAGTGGCTTTGGAAGGAGGTGCCACCAAAGACCCAATGGAGGCCACCATGGATGTGGTCCCCAGCACTGTTGATGCCACTTCGGGgtctgaacccaaaagttccattTCTAGCACCCATGTGGTTGTGACTGCAGCTGGGGACCAGGGCACACCCACACTGACCCCTACAAGCTCTGAAGGTCAGGTGGTGGCCCAGGAGTCACTGGGAACCCTCACCAGTCTGCCTTCTCATCCCTGGTCATCTCTGGCCTCCAGCATGGACGAAGTGGCCTCGGTTTCCTCAGGAGAACCCACAGGGTTGTGGGACATCCCCAGCACTCTGATACCTGTGTCCTTGGGCTTGGATGAATCAGACCTGAAGGTTGTGGCTGAGAGCCCAGGCTTGGAGGGCTTCTGGGAAGAGGTGGCCAGTGGGCAGGAAG ACCCCACGGATCCCTGCGAGAACAACCCTTGTCTGCACGGGGGCACCTGCCGCACAAATGGCACCATGTACGGCTGTAGTTGTGATCAGGGCTATGCTGGGGAGAATTGTGAAATTG ACATTGATGACTGCTTGTGCAGCCCTTGTGAGAATGGGGGTACCTGCATTGATGAGGTGAATGGtttcatctgcctctgtctccccagctatGGGGGCAACCTGTGCGAGAAGG ACACAGAAGGATGCGACCGTGGCTGGCACAAATTCCAGGGCCACTGCTACCGCTACTTTGCTCATCGGCGGGCCTGGGAGGACGCAGAGAGAGACTGCAGGCGCCGAGCCGGCCACCTGACAAGTGTCCACTCCCCAGAAGAGCACAAGTTTATTAACA GTTTTGGACACGAGAATTCATGGATTGGCCTGAATGACAGGACAGTAGAGAGGGACTTCCAGTGGACAGACAACACAGGACTG CAATATGAGAACTGGAGAGAGAAGCAGCCGGATAATTTCTTCGCAGGTGGGGAGGATTGTGTGGTGATGGTGGCGCATGAGAATGGACGCTGGAATGATGTCCCCTGTAACTACAACCTCCCCTACGTCTGCAAGAAGGGTACAG TGCTGTGTGGGCCCCCTCCAGCAGTGGAGAATGCCTCTCTTGTTGGTGTGCGCAAGGTCAAGTACAATGTCCATGCCACTGTGCGATACCAGTGTGATGAAGGATTCTCCCAGCACCATGTGGCTACCATCCGATGCCGAAACAATGGGAAGTGGGACCGGCCTCAGATTGTGTGCACCAAGC CCAGGCGGTCACATCGGATGCGTCGACACCACCACCATCCACACCGGCATCACAAGCCACGCAAGGAGCACAGAAAACACAAGAGACACCCAGCGGAAGACTGGGAGAAAGATGAAGGGGATTTCTGCTAA